A stretch of Spirosoma oryzicola DNA encodes these proteins:
- a CDS encoding inorganic pyrophosphatase → MQAFLEPTQLDPMAKTPSKAHPWHGISPGDKAPEIITAFIEIVPTDTVKYEIDKETGYLKIDRPQQYSNIIPALYGFVPRTYCGDGIAQLASERSGRTIELGDGDPLDICVLTEREITHGDILLQAIPIGGFRLIDKGEADDKIIAVLKGDSMYGQYNDLSELPIAVVKRLQHYFLTYKTLPDEPAVMELASVYGREEALDVIRTSMEDYANMPA, encoded by the coding sequence ATGCAAGCATTTCTTGAGCCGACACAACTCGATCCTATGGCAAAAACTCCTTCTAAAGCTCACCCCTGGCATGGTATCTCGCCAGGTGATAAAGCTCCTGAAATTATAACCGCATTTATTGAAATTGTCCCGACTGATACGGTTAAGTATGAAATCGACAAAGAGACGGGTTATTTAAAAATTGATCGGCCCCAACAATACTCGAATATTATTCCAGCACTTTACGGATTTGTTCCCCGCACGTACTGCGGTGACGGAATTGCTCAGTTAGCTTCTGAACGGTCAGGGCGTACCATCGAGTTAGGTGACGGTGACCCACTGGACATCTGCGTACTGACGGAGCGCGAGATCACCCACGGTGACATCTTGCTGCAAGCTATTCCCATCGGTGGTTTCCGGCTGATCGATAAAGGCGAAGCGGATGACAAAATTATTGCCGTTCTGAAAGGCGACTCCATGTACGGTCAGTACAATGATCTGAGTGAATTGCCAATCGCCGTAGTGAAGCGCCTGCAACACTATTTCTTAACGTACAAAACGTTGCCCGATGAGCCGGCTGTTATGGAATTGGCCAGCGTATACGGTCGCGAGGAAGCCCTTGACGTAATCCGTACGTCTATGGAAGATTACGCGAATATGCCCGCTTAG
- a CDS encoding tRNA1(Val) (adenine(37)-N6)-methyltransferase, producing MPVQIVFSFKQFTIQQDRTAMKVCTDACVLGAYADVTGSEPAGSEPVNRILDIGTGTGLLALMAAQRNATALVDAVEMDEAAFGQAQENVAASPFAQRISLFRERIQDFSVGDGQYDRILTNPPFYTNHLRSPDAAVNRALHTDDLPFEELVQAVRQLIRPEGQLWVLLPPYESGRLADLAQKAGLQPVRRLILSHHTRKPAFRFVTGYSFKTGTCVEETLDIYEVDGRTYTSAFRALLRDFYLIF from the coding sequence ATCCCGGTTCAGATCGTGTTTTCGTTCAAGCAGTTCACTATTCAGCAGGATCGTACGGCCATGAAAGTCTGCACTGATGCGTGCGTGCTGGGTGCGTATGCCGACGTAACGGGTTCCGAACCGGCGGGTTCCGAACCGGTGAATCGTATTCTCGACATTGGTACCGGGACGGGCTTGCTGGCGCTCATGGCTGCGCAACGAAATGCTACGGCTCTGGTCGATGCGGTAGAAATGGACGAGGCCGCTTTCGGACAGGCGCAGGAGAACGTGGCTGCCAGTCCCTTTGCCCAACGAATCAGTCTATTTCGGGAACGCATCCAGGATTTTAGCGTTGGCGATGGGCAATACGACCGCATCTTAACCAATCCTCCTTTTTATACTAACCATCTGCGCTCACCCGATGCCGCCGTAAACCGGGCGCTGCATACCGACGACTTACCGTTTGAAGAATTGGTCCAAGCGGTTCGGCAGTTGATACGCCCAGAAGGGCAGTTGTGGGTTTTACTGCCGCCTTACGAAAGTGGGCGATTGGCCGATTTAGCGCAGAAAGCAGGATTACAGCCTGTCAGACGGTTAATTCTGAGCCATCACACGCGTAAGCCAGCGTTCCGGTTCGTAACCGGGTATTCGTTCAAAACGGGTACGTGTGTGGAAGAAACGCTGGACATTTATGAGGTGGATGGACGGACTTATACAAGCGCATTCCGGGCACTGTTGCGTGATTTTTACCTGATATTCTGA
- a CDS encoding viroplasmin family protein, which produces MAQKKPKFYVVWRGRETGVYDSWDACQKQTAGFDGALYKSFDSKPAALKAYKDKPHQHIGQGKKPETTSAKIPGLVGSPIEDSLVVDAAWNTATGDMEYQGIYLATKQKLFLKGPYADGTNNIGEFLAIVHALALLHQKGSNIPIYSDSRTAISWVKNKKANTKLEETSRNEELFDLLDRAETWLKTHRYANPILKWETTVWGENPADFGRK; this is translated from the coding sequence ATGGCTCAGAAAAAGCCAAAATTTTATGTGGTCTGGCGTGGGCGCGAAACGGGTGTTTACGATTCGTGGGACGCCTGTCAGAAACAAACGGCGGGTTTCGACGGTGCGCTCTACAAATCGTTTGACAGCAAACCCGCTGCGCTGAAAGCCTATAAGGATAAACCCCACCAGCACATCGGTCAGGGAAAAAAGCCGGAAACTACCAGTGCGAAGATACCGGGTTTGGTTGGCTCGCCCATTGAGGACAGTCTGGTTGTCGATGCCGCCTGGAACACGGCGACCGGCGATATGGAGTACCAGGGAATCTACCTGGCTACCAAGCAAAAGCTGTTTCTGAAAGGACCGTATGCCGATGGAACCAACAACATCGGTGAGTTTTTAGCAATCGTTCACGCGCTCGCGCTGCTGCATCAGAAAGGCAGTAATATCCCAATTTATTCGGACTCCCGAACGGCTATTAGTTGGGTAAAAAACAAGAAAGCCAATACCAAGCTTGAAGAAACGTCTCGGAACGAAGAACTGTTCGATTTGCTTGACCGGGCCGAAACTTGGCTTAAAACGCATCGGTACGCCAACCCAATTCTGAAGTGGGAAACAACCGTATGGGGCGAAAACCCCGCCGATTTTGGCCGGAAATAA
- the sppA gene encoding signal peptide peptidase SppA — translation MRQFLKYVLATIVGLLLFSFIGFLLLIGLSAALSSSSDQKAEVKENSVLKIDLDKPIEERSSENPFNGFGPISTSGDAIGLIELKKALKEAKEDDNIKGIYLHTESPSAGWASVEEVRNALIDFKQSKKFVYAYAETMNEKGYYIASIADKIYLNPAGDLEWNGLDAELSFYKGTLDKLGIKPEIFRVGEFKSAVEPFIREDMSEPNKRQVTSFINSINDHMLVRVAQSRGLRVDSLKRYADKLTIQKPADALRTKLVTNVGYQDELESVIRKQLGVEEKKKINYVSLGKYQSSESTDSKSEGSGSNRIAVIVASGDIHTGKGEENSIGSETIVEEIRKARMDDKVKAIVLRVNSGGGSALASDVMYREVQLARKAKPVIGSMSDYAASGGYYMLMGCDKIVAQPNTITGSIGVFSLLFNTETFFKDKLGVTYDRVKSNENADFPAVTHEMTPFQKQTLQRATERIYNDFTSKAAAGRKLPVDSLRAIAGGRVWTGTQGKAIGLVDQLGGLDDAIKLAAQSAKLKEGDYRLKYQPRKKPFFEQLMSSFGGDEETKIQAQLGELAPYVKYLKKLKTMEGVQMRMPFEMTIR, via the coding sequence ATGCGACAGTTTCTTAAATATGTTTTAGCCACAATTGTTGGCTTACTCTTGTTTTCCTTCATCGGCTTTTTGCTGCTGATCGGATTGAGCGCGGCTTTGTCGTCCTCATCAGATCAGAAAGCCGAGGTGAAGGAAAATTCGGTGTTGAAGATCGATTTAGATAAACCCATTGAAGAGCGCAGTTCCGAAAATCCGTTCAACGGGTTTGGACCAATCAGCACGTCTGGTGATGCCATAGGTCTGATTGAACTAAAAAAGGCGCTTAAAGAAGCGAAAGAAGACGATAACATTAAAGGAATCTATCTTCACACCGAAAGTCCGAGCGCTGGCTGGGCTTCTGTCGAAGAGGTTCGCAATGCACTGATCGACTTTAAGCAATCGAAAAAATTCGTGTACGCCTATGCCGAAACGATGAACGAAAAAGGCTATTACATCGCTTCGATTGCCGATAAAATTTACCTGAATCCCGCTGGTGATCTGGAATGGAACGGTCTGGACGCTGAACTGTCTTTTTACAAAGGAACGCTCGACAAGCTGGGTATCAAACCCGAAATTTTCCGGGTCGGCGAGTTTAAAAGCGCCGTTGAGCCCTTCATCCGTGAGGACATGAGTGAGCCCAACAAGCGTCAGGTGACTTCCTTCATTAATTCGATCAACGACCATATGCTCGTTCGGGTGGCACAAAGCCGGGGGCTACGAGTAGACTCGCTGAAACGCTATGCCGATAAGCTTACCATCCAGAAACCAGCCGATGCACTCCGCACAAAACTTGTAACGAATGTTGGGTATCAGGACGAACTGGAAAGCGTAATCCGGAAGCAACTGGGCGTCGAAGAGAAAAAGAAAATCAATTACGTGTCGCTGGGCAAGTACCAAAGCTCCGAATCGACAGATTCAAAATCCGAGGGGTCAGGCAGCAACCGCATCGCTGTTATCGTGGCCTCTGGCGATATTCACACGGGTAAAGGCGAAGAAAACAGCATCGGTTCCGAAACCATCGTAGAAGAGATCCGGAAAGCGCGCATGGACGATAAAGTAAAGGCAATCGTGCTACGCGTGAACTCGGGAGGTGGCAGTGCACTGGCGTCGGATGTTATGTACCGTGAAGTGCAGTTGGCCCGCAAAGCAAAACCCGTAATCGGCTCTATGTCAGACTACGCGGCCTCGGGAGGCTATTACATGCTCATGGGATGCGACAAGATTGTGGCGCAGCCTAACACCATCACGGGCTCGATTGGCGTATTCTCGCTGCTGTTCAACACCGAAACGTTCTTTAAAGACAAGCTGGGCGTTACCTACGACCGGGTTAAATCAAACGAAAACGCCGATTTTCCGGCTGTGACGCACGAAATGACTCCGTTCCAGAAGCAGACGCTACAACGGGCGACAGAGCGTATTTACAACGACTTTACGAGCAAAGCGGCTGCCGGACGTAAACTGCCCGTTGACAGTCTCCGGGCTATTGCGGGTGGGCGCGTCTGGACGGGCACACAAGGGAAAGCCATCGGACTGGTTGATCAGTTGGGTGGTTTGGATGACGCCATTAAGCTGGCGGCTCAATCGGCTAAGCTGAAAGAGGGAGACTACCGGCTTAAATACCAACCCCGCAAGAAACCATTCTTCGAGCAGTTGATGAGTTCGTTTGGTGGTGATGAAGAAACCAAGATCCAGGCTCAACTCGGCGAACTGGCTCCTTACGTGAAGTACCTGAAAAAACTAAAGACAATGGAAGGTGTTCAGATGCGGATGCCTTTCGAGATGACAATCCGATAA
- a CDS encoding glycosyltransferase family 2 protein, with protein MTELLQLTVLIPLFNEDESLPELHDWIVRVVTEQQYTYEILFVDDGSTDDSWTVVERLAGVNPNVRGIRFNRNYGKTAALQTGFQAARGQVVITMDADLQDSPDEIPELYRMIVADKYDLVSGWKQKRYDPITKTLPTKLFNSVSRWISGVQLHDFNCGLKAYKQKVVKSIAPTLYGDMHRNLPIVANWNGFSRIGEKVVQHRARKYGSTKFGLERFVNGFLDVLVIAFVHRFSKRPMHFFGTFGTLSFFVGTVLAVWLIVEKLINIAQGAKFRNATDNPLFYFGLVAIILGVQLFLAGFLGEMLVRQSLNRTGEHQVAERIGFTDRVSV; from the coding sequence ATGACTGAATTGCTTCAATTAACCGTTCTGATTCCGCTTTTCAACGAAGATGAGTCGTTGCCCGAATTGCACGACTGGATTGTGCGGGTCGTAACGGAACAACAGTATACCTACGAAATCCTGTTCGTTGACGACGGCAGCACGGACGACTCCTGGACGGTCGTTGAACGGCTGGCGGGTGTCAATCCGAACGTTCGGGGAATTCGCTTTAACCGGAACTACGGCAAGACGGCGGCTTTGCAAACCGGCTTTCAGGCCGCACGCGGGCAAGTTGTGATTACAATGGACGCCGACTTGCAGGACAGTCCCGACGAGATCCCGGAACTGTACCGAATGATCGTGGCGGATAAATACGATCTGGTTTCGGGCTGGAAACAGAAACGCTACGATCCGATCACCAAAACGTTACCGACAAAGCTATTTAATTCCGTTTCGCGCTGGATTTCGGGCGTACAACTGCATGATTTCAATTGCGGCCTGAAGGCGTACAAACAGAAAGTAGTCAAATCAATTGCGCCAACGTTGTACGGCGATATGCACCGCAACTTGCCGATTGTCGCTAACTGGAACGGGTTCAGCCGGATCGGGGAGAAGGTTGTGCAGCACCGCGCCCGGAAATACGGTTCGACCAAGTTTGGCCTCGAGCGTTTCGTCAATGGCTTTCTGGATGTGCTGGTCATTGCGTTCGTTCATCGGTTCAGCAAACGACCCATGCACTTCTTCGGTACATTCGGCACCCTCTCATTTTTTGTGGGAACGGTGCTGGCCGTGTGGCTGATCGTCGAAAAGCTGATCAACATTGCGCAGGGCGCTAAATTTCGAAACGCGACCGATAATCCCCTGTTTTACTTCGGGTTGGTCGCTATCATTCTCGGTGTCCAGTTATTCCTGGCCGGTTTTCTCGGCGAAATGCTTGTGCGGCAATCGCTGAACCGTACGGGCGAGCACCAGGTAGCCGAGCGGATCGGGTTTACGGATCGAGTATCGGTTTAA